Proteins encoded together in one Undibacterium sp. CCC3.4 window:
- the dprA gene encoding DNA-processing protein DprA, which yields MLPDFFFWLKLEQTPGVGAATARQLLQTFGLPAALFEARFESLEQVVGSKLAAALQQAPSPALLALTASTERWCDAPGHSIMSLADADYPPALLAIPDPPLLLYIQGQRALLSSAGIGVVGSRHASVQGRRDAEQFATALSHAGLTITSGLASGIDGAAHQAALRASGATIAVVGSGADIVYPASHRRLASEIAERGAIVSQYSLGTPPQAANFPRRNRLISGLSQAILVIEAAAQSGSLITARMALEQGRDVFAVPGSIHSPLAKGCHQLIKQGAKLVESVADILEELPPHFHAPPARQQAALPLLDAAGDQLLALLSHQPISLDALVQASALSLAELHAHLLELELAGMIESLPGLRFRRLA from the coding sequence GTGTTGCCGGATTTTTTTTTCTGGTTGAAGCTGGAACAAACGCCGGGAGTCGGCGCGGCGACTGCGCGTCAATTACTTCAAACCTTCGGCTTGCCAGCGGCGCTGTTTGAGGCCCGCTTTGAATCGCTGGAGCAAGTGGTCGGTAGCAAGCTGGCCGCGGCGCTGCAGCAAGCACCATCGCCAGCTTTGCTGGCGCTGACCGCCAGCACCGAGCGTTGGTGCGATGCTCCCGGGCACAGCATCATGAGCCTGGCCGATGCCGATTACCCGCCGGCCTTACTGGCCATCCCCGACCCACCCTTACTACTGTATATTCAAGGCCAACGTGCCTTGCTCAGTTCTGCCGGCATTGGTGTCGTCGGCAGTCGCCATGCCAGTGTGCAAGGGCGGCGCGATGCTGAACAGTTCGCCACCGCCTTAAGCCATGCCGGCCTGACCATCACCTCCGGGCTGGCCAGCGGTATTGATGGCGCGGCCCATCAAGCAGCTTTGCGTGCCAGTGGTGCCACCATTGCCGTCGTCGGCAGCGGTGCTGATATCGTCTATCCGGCCAGCCATCGTCGTTTGGCCAGCGAGATTGCCGAGCGCGGTGCCATCGTCAGTCAATACAGCCTCGGCACGCCCCCACAGGCGGCCAATTTCCCACGCCGTAACCGGCTCATCTCCGGCTTGTCGCAAGCGATTTTGGTCATCGAAGCGGCGGCCCAGTCGGGTTCCTTGATCACGGCCAGAATGGCTCTTGAGCAAGGTCGCGATGTGTTCGCCGTGCCGGGCTCGATCCACTCGCCCTTGGCCAAGGGCTGCCATCAGTTGATTAAACAGGGGGCCAAGTTGGTCGAATCGGTGGCCGATATTTTGGAAGAATTACCGCCGCATTTCCATGCGCCGCCGGCGCGCCAACAAGCAGCGCTGCCCCTGCTCGACGCTGCCGGCGATCAACTGCTGGCCCTGCTCAGTCACCAGCCGATCAGCCTTGACGCCTTGGTCCAAGCCAGCGCGCTGAGTTTGGCCGAGCTGCATGCCCACTTGCTGGAACTGGAACTGGCCGGCATGATCGAATCCTTACCCGGCCTGCGCTTTCGTCGGCTCGCTTGA
- a CDS encoding DUF494 domain-containing protein, which translates to MFDILVYLYETYYRPDACPDTAALVKKLSAVGFPEDDISEALTWLTGLAMTGAPSQPPALPSSGFRVYAQIEMSALGTAAVGFIQFLESAGLLTSLQREIVIERALAVNESPLPLDKLRIIVLMMLWSQGSEPDMLMFDELLLSDDDNEPRLLH; encoded by the coding sequence ATGTTTGATATCCTTGTTTACCTATACGAAACCTATTACCGTCCCGATGCCTGTCCGGATACGGCGGCCTTGGTTAAAAAATTGTCTGCCGTCGGTTTTCCCGAAGATGATATTTCAGAAGCGCTGACCTGGCTCACCGGCTTGGCCATGACGGGAGCACCATCGCAGCCGCCGGCTTTGCCATCGAGCGGCTTTCGGGTGTATGCGCAAATCGAAATGTCCGCCTTGGGTACGGCTGCCGTCGGCTTCATTCAATTTCTTGAATCTGCCGGCCTCTTGACTTCCCTTCAGCGTGAAATCGTGATCGAACGGGCCTTGGCCGTCAACGAGTCACCGTTGCCGCTCGATAAACTCCGCATCATCGTGTTAATGATGCTTTGGAGCCAAGGTAGCGAGCCCGATATGCTGATGTTTGATGAATTACTGTTGTCAGATGACGACAATGAACCACGTCTTTTGCATTAA